The sequence below is a genomic window from Hyperolius riggenbachi isolate aHypRig1 chromosome 7, aHypRig1.pri, whole genome shotgun sequence.
gcattccagcagttctggaggtgtgtttagcttttaagggtaacaatggttcatttgcatatattcaacagtgatgcactgggagacattttaagatcactccaacctgaattattgcaaattctttctgttttaagaaagcaacctttttgtttttcttactctgtcaatggcaggtttcttaaactttgcacagttggtcactgggtgactgggattaatattcagaaaagtgggtggagccttcaaaagctaatcaaaattcacctattgattttcaaaggagctcacaaactaggtcatccttgagtaattgtgtgttaggattagaaaaagtgggcagaggtaacactagccaattacatacccgggcaacgccgggcgaccagctagtacagatataaacacagcctcacagcacggctgtgatttatggagggattgcagagtgcaggaggaccttaggggggtttgggatagcagcagaggctgggctgtataggcagataacattctttaaacacacctcgggttctctttaaagtttggatttgcctggttagcatcctcttgactattgtaacagcctgcactagaaaattaaatttgtatgtaatgcctaacagttactctttaatgcctaattagactcaggctgacatggagacccCATCCTGTTCACTCTacactgctggagcctgggaacagttaactgtatgttactgagtaaGGAGGGGCACAGTGATTGCCACGGGGgacagtgccccagtgtagcgcaaCACATAAAAAAGGGAAACTAATTTCCAAGAGGACAGTTCCTGAAACAAAGACATTTTAAATACAATCCATACATTCAGTTAGGTAATTTCAGCTATTACTTTTTATTATCCTAGACTCTTTGCTGTCGGGACTGAGTGCATTATTTCAACAAGTAAGCATCTGCATGTTTCACATCACTTGTACTGCTGATAAAACAACTTCTAGACCATGAAAAGGTTTCTAGTCGAAACAAACTTATTTATTTTGATATAACCTGGTGAAATAAAATCCTTCACATACATTTGTAAGTACGGTATCCGAATGCCACTTTTACTATTTGGAGATGATATAAGAGGAGGCTGTACAAATGCATTAAAGTCTGGCAACAATGCCTTTCAGTCTGGTGTCAAACCAGACCTTCCCGTCTTTCCTGATACTGAATTCCGGGCTCTGTATATCCGCCAGGACCTGGGCCTTGTGATCTGGTGGGGCGGTTTCTGCAAATCGCGCAAAATCTGTGAGCACGTCAAGCAGCATCTCCCCAGCTTTGTTGCCTTCTTCCAGACACTCGGTGACATCGAAGAAGCAGTCTATGTCGTGGATTTCGTATTTCATAGAGAGGCCTTCCAGAATATCGGTGACCGCCTCCGAGTTCAAGCCCAGATTAAATTCCTCCCTCCATAGCCACTCGTACTTCCTGGTCATCCTATTCCATCCACTCTCCCCTGCATGACAACCGGAGAAGAGAGGTGTGGTTTACAACAAAAACAGCCAATAACAGGCATAGTACAGAaggagcagatatctatgagaaGCATGGTTTACACCAAAAACAGCCAACAACAGGCATAGTACAGAaggagcagatatctatgagaaGCATGGTTTACACCAAAAACAGCCAACAGGCAAAGTACAGAAGGTgcagacagggccggcgctaccatagaggcaaaaggggcatttgcccggggccctgacctctgcttggaccccagcagcgccgaccctgtgatatccccccccccccccgaccccccttcctgctcacactgctccccggggccctgctgcaagtatattagcagccat
It includes:
- the LOC137525868 gene encoding histamine N-methyltransferase A-like isoform X2; translation: MTSTEDFPWVVYSQIVRIPSHHSMYKIGYNLSRATGLNNVTFSWHSKDVVQYEKDAKLNNNVKKFDLIHMIQMLYYVKPVKETLEFLKSCLSPEGKMVIVVLSGESGWNRMTRKYEWLWREEFNLGLNSEAVTDILEGLSMKYEIHDIDCFFDVTECLEEGNKAGEMLLDVLTDFARFAETAPPDHKAQVLADIQSPEFSIRKDGKVWFDTRLKGIVARL
- the LOC137525868 gene encoding histamine N-methyltransferase A-like isoform X1: MDIHLLSTIQKLRPDLKIYNETIDPSQEEMDLFKDNLSRATGLNNVTFSWHSKDVVQYEKDAKLNNNVKKFDLIHMIQMLYYVKPVKETLEFLKSCLSPEGKMVIVVLSGESGWNRMTRKYEWLWREEFNLGLNSEAVTDILEGLSMKYEIHDIDCFFDVTECLEEGNKAGEMLLDVLTDFARFAETAPPDHKAQVLADIQSPEFSIRKDGKVWFDTRLKGIVARL